The proteins below come from a single Danaus plexippus chromosome 9 unlocalized genomic scaffold, MEX_DaPlex mxdp_24, whole genome shotgun sequence genomic window:
- the LOC116767323 gene encoding slit homolog 1 protein, with translation MVPRWFVVCCVVLFARPVHPQGAQQCPPPNTITPCSCTVKKNGLDILCEFTEQQHIQKAMNTLRSKPMIIFYLKLRHNNLAKLPSYIFLSLDIRHLTVHNSSLAVIEDSSLSSIGNKLTQLDVSQNNLATIPTSSFTHLNHLLILNMNHNKVTAIHNKAFLGLDTLEILTLYENRISVVDGEAFKGLEKKLKRLNLGGNELTAVPQKALALLENLKKLEMQENRITSISEGDFAGLRNLDSLGLAHNQLREVPANVFSHLTFLNSLELEGNLIQRIDEKAFAGLEENLQYLRLGDNRLHEIPSEALRPLHRLRHLDLRSNNITYISEDAFTGYGDSITFLNLQKNMIHQLPTMGFDNLNSLETLNLQNNKLQHIPEEIMEPILDTLRVVDIMDNPLICDCDLAWYESWLSGLRDRDDEMMQKKRTICTMASEHREYSVAKMPLEKMSCKRKPGYGRPSSATNISPILANVITAVVARWL, from the exons ATGGTGCCTCGTTGGTTTGTGGTCTGCTGCGTCGTGCTGTTCGCGAGGCCGGTACACCCTCAAGGCGCTCAGCAATGCCCCCCTCCAAACACCATAACACCCTGCTCTTGTACCGTCAAGAAGAATGGATTGGACATTTTGTGTGAATTCACTGAGCAGCAACATATTCAGAAG GCTATGAACACGCTCCGATCGAAGCccatgataatattttacttgaagCTCCGCCACAACAATCTAGCAAAGTTGCCGTCATACATATTTCTGAGCTTGGATATACGCCACCTAACTGTTCACAACAGTAGTTTAGCTGTTATTGAAGACTCCTCTTTGAGTTCTATCG gcAACAAGTTAACACAGCTTGACGTGTCCCAAAACAATCTGGCGACAATTCCGACATCGTCCTTCACGCATCTGAATCACCTGCTTATACTAAACATGAATCACAACAAG GTGACTGCTATTCACAACAAAGCATTTCTGGGTCTGGATACGTTGGAAATACTAACTTTGTACGAAAATAGAATATCTGTCGTCGACGGCGAGGCTTTTAAGGGCTTAGAAAa gaAGCTGAAACGGTTAAATCTTGGAGGAAACGAATTAACAGCGGTGCCACAAAAGGCTTTAGCTCTGCTCGAGAATTTAAAGAAACTTGAAATGCAGGAAAACCGTATTACGTCCATTTCAGAAGGCGATTTTGCAG GCCTACGTAATTTGGATTCCCTCGGGCTGGCCCACAACCAGCTACGTGAAGTACCAGCAAACGTATTTTCTCATTTGACATTCCTCAACTCTCTGGAGTTAGAAGGCAATCTCATTCAGCGGATCGATGAGAAGGCTTTCGCTGGACTGGAAG AAAACTTACAATACCTTCGGCTCGGAGATAATCGTCTCCACGAGATCCCATCGGAGGCCCTGCGCCCTCTACATCGCCTACGTCATTTGGACCTTCGCTCGAATAACATTACTTACATCAGTGAAGACGCTTTCACTGGATACGGCGACTCAATTACTTTCCTGAACCTCCAAAAGAACAT GATACATCAATTGCCTACAATGGGTTTCGATAACTTGAACTCTCTCGAGACTCTCAACCTGCAGAACAACAAGTTGCAACATATTCCCGAAGAGATTATGGAGCCGATACTCGATACTTTGCGTGTTGTGGATATTATGG ATAATCCTCTCATTTGCGACTGCGACCTAGCTTGGTACGAATCCTGGCTATCTGGTCTCCGTGACCGTGACGACGAGATGATGCAGAAGAAACGCACCATTTGTACAATGGCTAGCGAGCACCGGGAGTATAGCGTTGCCAAGATGCCATTAGAGAAAATGAGCTGCAAGCGAAAGCCCGGTTACGGTAGACCTTCCAGCGCAACAAATATCTCCCCAATTTTGGCTAATGTTATAACCGCTGTCGTCGCTAGATGgctataa